The following proteins come from a genomic window of Pleuronectes platessa chromosome 2, fPlePla1.1, whole genome shotgun sequence:
- the dusp7 gene encoding dual specificity protein phosphatase 7, with protein sequence MVITDPWSGSVIATTTMMLSGKSVEWLQEELESGAGALLLLDCRAHELYESSHIESAINLAIPGLMLRRLKKGNLPIRSIIPNNEDKEKFVKRCKTDVVVLYDEATSERQESGLGSSVLGLLLHKLRDDGCKAFYLEGGFNKFQSEYPDHCETNLDCSCPSSSPPTSVLGLGGLRISSDCSDGESDREPGSATESEGSPLPSNQPAFPVQILPYLYLGCAKDSANLDVLSKYNIKYILNVTPNLPNMFEHEGDFKYKQIPISDHWSQNLSQFFPEAISFIDEARSKKCGILVHCLAGISRSVTVTVAYLMQKLNLSLNDAYDFVKRKKSNISPNFNFMGQLLDFERTLGLNSPCDNHSTSPPHDQLFFTTPTNHNVFQLDTLEST encoded by the exons ATGGTCATCACTGACCCGTGGAGCGGCTCCGTGATCGCGACCACCACGATGATGCTGTCCGGGAAGAGCGTGGagtggctgcaggaggagctggagtccGGGGCCggcgcgctgctgctgctggactgcAGAGCCCACGAGCTGTACGAGTCCTCGCACATCGAGTCCGCCATCAACCTGGCCATCCCGGGCCTCATGCTCCGCAGGCTGAAGAAGGGCAACCTGCCCATCCGCTCCATCATCCCCAACAACGAGGACAAGGAGAAATTCGTCAAGCGCTGCAAGACGGACGTGGTGGTGCTGTACGACGAGGCGACCTCCGAGCGGCAGGAGTCCGGGCTGGGGAGCTCCGTGCtggggctgctgctgcacaaactgcGGGACGACGGGTGCAAGGCTTTCTACCTGGAGG gGGGATTCAACAAGTTCCAGTCCGAGTACCCCGACCACTGTGAGACCAACCTGGACTGCTCCTGTCCCAGCAGCTCCCCGCCGACCTCCGTCCTGGGTCTGGGGGGGCTGCGCATCAGCTCCGACTGCTCCGACGGGGAATCGGACCGTGAGCCGGGCAGCGCCACGGAGTCGGAGGGCAGCCCCCTCCCCAGCAACCAGCCGGCATTCCCCGTCCAGATCCTGCCCTACCTTTACCTGGGCTGTGCCAAAGACTCCGCCAACCTGGATGTGCTCAGCAAGTACAATATCAAGTACATCCTCAACGTGACGCCCAACCTGCCCAACATGTTTGAACACGAGGGCGACTTCAAGTACAAACAGATCCCCATCTCCGATCACTGGAGCCAGAACCTCTCGCAGTTTTTCCCAGAGGCCATTTCATTCATCG ACGAGGCACGTTCGAAAAAGTGTGGCATCCTGGTCCACTGCCTGGCCGGGATCAGCCGCTCGGTGACCGTCACGGTGGCCTACCTGATGCAGAAGCTCAACCTGTCGCTCAACGACGCCTACGACTTCGTCAAGCGCAAAAAGTCGAACATTTCCCCCAATTTCAACTTCATGGGCCAGCTCCTGGACTTTGAGCGGACGCTGGGCCTCAACAGCCCCTGCGACAACCACTCGACCTCCCCGCCACACGACCAGCTCTTCTTCACCACGCCGACCAATCACAATGTGTTTCAACTGGACACGCTGGAGTCCACATGA